The Virgibacillus sp. SK37 region AAGAAGTGCTGCGCCAGATACTCCTACGGCCATTGCCCTTTGCCTATTGTCCCATTTACTAGTAAATATGTAAGTACAAGCATGAATGATTAACCCGACAACGAGACCAACGATAAATAGAACGAACATTATGCCCCTCCTTTTAGCTAAAACCTCTTCGTTTGATTTTAATTATTTTAACATATATTCCCATAATTAGTAGGCATCCTCAATTCTATCCGAATCTGTGCACTTTCCTAAGAAAAAATGCGTTTTAAATACTCATATACGGGTATCATTGGGATATGAAGAATTGGAGTGAACATATTGCCTTCTAAAGAAGAAATAGAATTAAAAATTGAACACGTAAGATATAAAATGTACCAAGCCTATAAAAAAGATCAAAACTATGAAGATATTCTCATCTTATCAGAGAAATTAGATGATCTGCTAAACCAGCTTGATAAAATGAATCATTCATAAAAATAATTTTGGTTTTAAATTCCAAATGTTTTAGACATTTTTAGAGTGGGAATTGTTTTAAAAAGAGATTCCAAAAGCACAAAGGAGTGTTTATCAATGGATCAAGTATTATTTATTCAAACAGGTACAGGTATCGATGTTCATGGGCAGAATGTGACAAAGGCAGCTGTCCGTGCGGTTGAAAATGCGATTTTATCAAACTCCATGCCCGGGATTGAAAAAAATCTTCCTGGTGAACGCCTTGAAAGTATGAAGGTAAATGTCAAACTGGCAGTTCCGCTTGATCGTGAAAAACTGGATGTAGATAAAGTAAAAGAAGCTATTCCTTATGGTGTCGTTGCTGTAGATGTAACCGATGGAGGCATGGCTACATCCAGCGGAATTGTGCTAAAAGACAAAGACGACGAAAACGATTTAATGTATATGGTCAACGCCGCTGTTGAAGTCGGCTATTAAAAAATGAAAATGCGAACGAAATGAAATAAGCACTGAGGATGAGCACAAGCATCCCCAGTGCTTTTAATTTAGTTCTAAAATATAAATTGAGTTTTCCTATGTTTCGTAATAAAGATGAACTGCGAGGTAACTTGGAGGGATTATAAACAATCGTTTTGGAAAATAATGCATGATAGACAAATTCCTTATAGTTACTGAATAATTTTGGCGGATTATCTTGTTTTACTACTGATTAATTTTATTCCACGGCGGATTCTTTCGCTCTGTTGTGAGATCTATTTTGTAATAATACTACTATTTCCCTCCTTCATTGAATACATTAAATGGATGAAATGTTTAAGGAGTGAGCGTTATTGGCAGATTACTTGAAGGATGCTACATTTGAACATCAATTTTGGCTACAGGTATTAGGGGACCATGCCACATTTATTCGAGACTCTCTTTATCCAACCGAAAAAGAAGACATCCAAATTGCAAAAGATTTTATTGTGGTTTTTGATCAGTTATTAAAGCGGACCAATTCCTTGTCCACCTCCAATGCCATTACTTTCACAAAAGAAGCAGAAGCAGCTGTAGAGGAAATGAAAAAATATAAACTTTCTCTCATTCGTAGACACCTAATAGGAAAGATTGGAATTCATTTATCTCCCACATTTCTTAACCATATGGTAAATGAGCTGGAGGAGTATGAGCGCGTGATCCAGTATTTAAAACAAGGTGACTCCCCACCAATATTTCATGAGCTGCATCACCACATGCTCTGGTTGGCAGATGCCTATGGTCATGCAGGAGCGATTAACGATGAACTCGATGGGGTAGAAAAAAGATTAAAAAAACAAAGCAAGGAGTTTACGAATCACTTTAGTGACTTTTACTTAAAAGCCGTGGAACTAACAGGCTATTTACGTGCCAACATCCAGTCCTTTCCTGCGCTCGAACGTTTTAATAGTGACGTGGAAATCGAGATGAATCTTTTCCGTGTTTTCCTTGGGGAGATTGAAGAAATGGAATTAAACAACACCGTGCTCAGTACCTTTTCTGCATTAATGGCAGACCATATGGCGAGAGAGGAATGCTACTATCTTATTAAACTTGCTGAATCCACTGACATATCCTATCCAGATTGTGACCCGACAAAGCGTAGACAGGATTAATTAAGTTGAGAAATTCCTACCTTCAGGAATTTCTTTTTTATTTTGATTTTAAAATAGTTGTGAAGGCTTAAGTTATCTAGCGCTGATTGTCCATCCCTTCGGTGAATTTTTTCCTGCTGCTGATTTACTTCCCTAAGAAAAAATTTCACTCACTGTGTTTACAATAAATGTAATTTCCGACTCAAGCTATGACTACA contains the following coding sequences:
- a CDS encoding Spo0E family sporulation regulatory protein-aspartic acid phosphatase; amino-acid sequence: MNILPSKEEIELKIEHVRYKMYQAYKKDQNYEDILILSEKLDDLLNQLDKMNHS
- a CDS encoding DUF2935 domain-containing protein; protein product: MADYLKDATFEHQFWLQVLGDHATFIRDSLYPTEKEDIQIAKDFIVVFDQLLKRTNSLSTSNAITFTKEAEAAVEEMKKYKLSLIRRHLIGKIGIHLSPTFLNHMVNELEEYERVIQYLKQGDSPPIFHELHHHMLWLADAYGHAGAINDELDGVEKRLKKQSKEFTNHFSDFYLKAVELTGYLRANIQSFPALERFNSDVEIEMNLFRVFLGEIEEMELNNTVLSTFSALMADHMAREECYYLIKLAESTDISYPDCDPTKRRQD
- a CDS encoding Lin0512 family protein — encoded protein: MDQVLFIQTGTGIDVHGQNVTKAAVRAVENAILSNSMPGIEKNLPGERLESMKVNVKLAVPLDREKLDVDKVKEAIPYGVVAVDVTDGGMATSSGIVLKDKDDENDLMYMVNAAVEVGY